A genome region from Anaerobacillus alkaliphilus includes the following:
- a CDS encoding DUF1540 domain-containing protein — MAQDVLCEVSNCVHNMEGNKCGADAIYVVSHKGKEASRQEETDCKTFEPEAGM, encoded by the coding sequence ATGGCACAAGATGTATTATGTGAAGTAAGCAACTGTGTTCACAACATGGAGGGTAACAAATGTGGTGCAGACGCAATTTATGTTGTGAGTCATAAAGGGAAAGAAGCTTCAAGACAGGAAGAAACAGATTGTAAAACATTTGAACCAGAAGCTGGTATGTAA
- a CDS encoding TRM11 family SAM-dependent methyltransferase — MINTRDNKGTYIYTYSYHEDEQSLCLLEMRMFFGFDKASKYLASPINVHPSRSPFMKEKIAVYVESKSIEELWTKIKGFEVPETKTYKVVFVNLDKGDKLSFKERRNIERQAGLLLNGRVDLKEPMVEFGIMNVNGRWVFGELERSEAVWYKHQMKPHQYSTALSTRVARAVVNIAVPNPIGVKVIDPCCGIGTVLVEALSMGIDIVGSDINFQVLPGTRENIAYFGFHTDVTLCDIRDVTEFYNVAIIDMPYNLCSVLPTEEKMEMLQSARNIADKVVIVTVEPLEEILEEVGLHIVDRCVAKKSSFTRQVIVCT, encoded by the coding sequence TTGATAAATACAAGAGATAATAAAGGAACTTACATATATACCTATTCCTATCATGAGGATGAACAATCCTTGTGTTTACTAGAAATGCGAATGTTTTTTGGTTTTGATAAAGCGTCAAAGTACCTTGCAAGTCCTATAAATGTTCATCCAAGCCGAAGTCCGTTTATGAAGGAGAAAATTGCTGTGTATGTTGAGAGCAAAAGTATTGAGGAGTTATGGACGAAAATTAAAGGTTTTGAGGTACCAGAGACCAAAACGTATAAAGTGGTTTTTGTTAACTTAGATAAAGGAGATAAGCTCAGCTTTAAGGAGCGTAGAAATATAGAGCGTCAGGCTGGGCTTCTCTTAAATGGAAGAGTCGACCTAAAGGAACCTATGGTTGAGTTTGGAATTATGAATGTAAATGGACGCTGGGTCTTTGGTGAGCTAGAACGAAGTGAAGCGGTTTGGTACAAACACCAAATGAAGCCACATCAATATTCAACGGCCTTAAGTACTCGAGTAGCTAGAGCGGTTGTAAACATTGCTGTTCCTAATCCAATAGGTGTAAAAGTCATTGACCCTTGCTGTGGAATTGGCACTGTTTTAGTAGAAGCTCTTTCAATGGGGATAGATATTGTAGGTAGTGACATCAATTTTCAAGTACTGCCAGGGACAAGAGAAAACATTGCTTATTTCGGCTTTCATACAGATGTCACGTTGTGTGACATTCGGGATGTGACCGAATTTTATAATGTTGCAATTATTGATATGCCTTATAATCTTTGTTCAGTCTTGCCCACCGAGGAAAAGATGGAGATGCTACAGAGCGCTAGAAACATTGCTGATAAGGTTGTTATCGTAACTGTGGAGCCATTGGAGGAAATTTTAGAAGAAGTAGGGTTACATATCGTTGACCGCTGTGTAGCAAAAAAGTCCTCCTTTACTAGGCAGGTCATTGTATGCACATAG
- a CDS encoding acyl-CoA dehydrogenase family protein, whose product MKLYQADPNLAFILRQYLDPKFLQWAEPELEKFGQLCGTEFDQRAVHTDRDGQPKLIKYDKYGEDISFVWLNEGYKKTIEQTYNAGIVGYLHKEIPTLGRRGNYLYSFAQGYLLSQVEPGFYCPVTLTMATAYLLDRYGSGELKAKFLPHIISTGDVELFEGATFLTERQGGSDVGANETKAEPFGDHYVLSGEKYFASNAGACGVAMVLGRIEGAQKGTKGLSLFLVPWRKEDGSLNGITIRRLKDKLGVRAVPSGEVVFHQAKAFLVGDASKGFSYMMEALNLSRICNTIASVGIMQRAYLEAKQYAFTRDAFGSKLKEYPMVQETLVNMRVKQEVETSASFALVDFYDKVIGQNQGTIEDQALLRLLIALLKAETAEQAIHFAHEAIEMHGGNGYIEDFVTPRLLRDAQVLTVWEGTANILGLEVLRLLTKFHIDQLFLKYIESEYDKLPLELQRLGFPMKVACEGLAKFVEQVKSASSVEQTYHCKKVAKLMTNIYESLVALQDAAIGGERKKIVARLFMKKTWQDSLSFDNEMLQLTYFNEIVDK is encoded by the coding sequence ATGAAGTTATATCAAGCAGATCCTAACTTGGCGTTTATTTTAAGACAGTATTTAGATCCTAAGTTTCTACAGTGGGCAGAACCAGAGCTCGAGAAGTTTGGTCAATTATGTGGGACTGAGTTTGATCAACGTGCAGTACATACTGATCGGGATGGGCAACCAAAGCTAATCAAGTACGATAAGTATGGAGAAGACATCTCTTTTGTTTGGTTAAATGAGGGGTATAAAAAAACGATTGAACAAACCTATAACGCAGGAATTGTTGGCTATCTTCATAAGGAAATACCGACATTAGGCCGGAGGGGTAATTACCTGTATTCGTTTGCCCAAGGATACTTACTCTCACAAGTTGAGCCAGGATTTTATTGTCCTGTTACCTTAACGATGGCAACAGCATACTTGTTAGACCGTTACGGGAGTGGAGAATTAAAAGCTAAATTCCTACCACATATTATCTCTACTGGTGACGTTGAACTATTTGAAGGTGCGACGTTCTTAACTGAGAGACAGGGTGGCTCTGATGTTGGAGCGAATGAAACGAAAGCAGAACCTTTTGGGGACCACTATGTATTGTCGGGAGAAAAGTATTTTGCTAGTAATGCTGGTGCCTGTGGTGTTGCCATGGTCCTTGGAAGAATTGAAGGAGCGCAAAAGGGGACGAAAGGTTTAAGTTTATTTTTAGTACCATGGAGGAAAGAAGATGGCTCTCTAAATGGAATTACCATTCGTAGATTAAAAGACAAATTAGGAGTACGTGCTGTACCTTCTGGCGAAGTGGTGTTTCATCAAGCGAAGGCATTCTTAGTAGGAGATGCCTCTAAAGGTTTTTCTTATATGATGGAGGCTCTAAATTTATCGAGAATTTGTAATACAATTGCTTCAGTAGGAATTATGCAGCGCGCCTATTTAGAGGCAAAGCAATATGCTTTTACACGAGATGCCTTTGGGTCGAAATTAAAAGAGTATCCAATGGTCCAAGAAACCCTCGTTAATATGAGAGTAAAACAGGAAGTTGAAACTAGTGCTTCTTTTGCCCTAGTAGATTTCTATGACAAGGTGATTGGGCAAAATCAGGGAACAATAGAAGATCAAGCGCTCCTCCGCTTATTAATTGCCTTATTAAAGGCTGAAACTGCAGAACAGGCGATTCACTTTGCCCATGAGGCAATTGAGATGCATGGAGGAAACGGATATATCGAAGACTTTGTCACGCCTCGTTTACTAAGAGACGCACAAGTATTGACCGTTTGGGAAGGAACAGCGAACATCTTAGGATTAGAAGTATTACGATTACTTACTAAGTTTCATATTGATCAGCTATTCTTAAAATACATTGAAAGCGAGTATGATAAATTACCATTGGAACTACAAAGGTTAGGTTTTCCTATGAAGGTTGCTTGTGAGGGGTTAGCAAAATTTGTAGAACAGGTAAAGAGTGCCTCATCCGTTGAACAGACTTACCATTGTAAAAAGGTTGCTAAACTTATGACAAATATTTATGAAAGTCTTGTAGCTCTGCAAGATGCAGCGATAGGTGGAGAAAGAAAGAAGATTGTTGCTCGTTTATTTATGAAAAAAACTTGGCAGGACTCCTTATCGTTTGATAATGAAATGCTACAGCTTACGTATTTTAATGAAATTGTAGACAAATAA
- a CDS encoding TraB/GumN family protein, producing MSEENITRIDLDGKEIILIGTAHVSKKSAEQVKEVIERERPDSVCIELDEQRYQSIMDGNKWKEMDIFKVIKEKKATLLLMNLLISSFQKRVAKQFGIKPGQEMIQGIESANEIGANLVLADRNIQITFARIWHGIGLWGKAKLILQIFASIFNNEKISEEELEKLKSQDMLNAMLDDFTVAFPRLKVPLIDERDQYLAQKIKEAPGNKIVAVLGAAHVPGIKEEIHKEQDLAEISKLPPKSKAPKIIAWMIPIIILTLIAYTFYANPTAGMQQTISWILWNGSFSALGAIIALGHPLAVITAFIVAPISSLSPLMAAGWFAGFVQAYFKRPSVGDFENLSEDVYSVKGFWSNKVTRILLIVALANLGSTLGTFIGGADVVRLFLENL from the coding sequence ATGTCAGAAGAAAACATAACGAGAATAGATCTAGATGGCAAGGAAATAATCCTTATCGGAACAGCGCATGTTTCAAAAAAAAGTGCTGAACAAGTAAAAGAAGTGATAGAACGAGAGAGACCTGATTCGGTCTGTATTGAATTGGACGAGCAAAGATATCAATCAATTATGGATGGAAATAAGTGGAAAGAAATGGATATTTTTAAGGTTATTAAAGAAAAAAAAGCGACGTTACTCTTAATGAACCTTCTTATCTCTTCTTTTCAAAAACGTGTAGCGAAGCAATTTGGTATAAAACCTGGGCAAGAAATGATTCAAGGAATTGAATCGGCAAATGAGATTGGCGCAAACTTAGTATTAGCAGACCGTAATATTCAAATTACGTTTGCCCGTATCTGGCATGGAATTGGGTTGTGGGGGAAGGCAAAACTAATCCTACAAATTTTTGCAAGTATCTTTAATAATGAAAAGATTTCAGAAGAAGAGCTTGAAAAACTTAAGTCTCAAGATATGCTTAATGCTATGCTAGATGATTTTACAGTGGCCTTTCCAAGGTTAAAGGTTCCTTTAATTGATGAACGTGATCAATATCTTGCTCAGAAAATTAAAGAAGCGCCAGGAAACAAGATTGTTGCTGTTTTAGGCGCAGCTCATGTACCTGGTATAAAGGAAGAAATCCACAAGGAACAAGACTTAGCAGAAATTTCGAAACTGCCACCAAAGTCAAAGGCTCCAAAAATTATTGCATGGATGATTCCAATTATTATATTAACTCTTATTGCCTATACGTTTTATGCAAACCCAACAGCTGGTATGCAACAGACAATAAGTTGGATCTTATGGAATGGTTCATTTTCGGCTTTAGGAGCAATTATTGCTCTTGGACATCCACTTGCAGTCATTACGGCATTTATAGTAGCACCGATAAGTTCTTTAAGCCCTCTTATGGCAGCAGGCTGGTTTGCTGGTTTTGTACAAGCTTATTTTAAACGCCCAAGTGTAGGTGACTTTGAAAACCTTTCGGAAGATGTTTATTCGGTTAAGGGTTTTTGGAGTAATAAAGTAACGCGAATTTTATTAATTGTAGCTCTTGCTAACCTAGGGAGTACTTTAGGGACATTTATTGGTGGAGCAGATGTTGTTCGTTTGTTCTTAGAAAACCTATAG
- a CDS encoding PH domain-containing protein, protein MSNGKRLHPVAIFFLFFSALKELLVPLIAAFVFGRGASSWEFPFTVYFVVGGFLLLFLYGYLKWVTFIYEVTKEELKIKQGIFIKKQRYIRRERIYSIDITAGVLQRLFQLVAVKIETAGGGNEPEVLLSAVTKQEALDIRKQLLDGEKEDQEIHSETERSELRPKKAWILPKNHLFLAAITSSGVGLAFLALMAIVTQLENFLSEQLLINSFGYLFQSSIFLMGLLVIVLVILSWIVSIVGTLLKYGGFTIKKNGDEIEITRGILEKRQLTLSVTRITAIRVVESPLRQPLGLATVYVESAGGGSKDEQLSTVLFPLIKKRELLTHLQDVVPDYAFEYPIQSLPSRSKKRYIIRKVVPGAIIAAVIGYFIPFGYVIAVSILTFAFLLGSLQYKDAGFGRNVSFLWISYRTISKTLVILPKQRIQALELKQSIVQKFRALFTIKVSILTSIIGKSFRAIDVSEEQKEEILSWYSYEKERG, encoded by the coding sequence ATGTCTAACGGAAAGCGACTTCATCCTGTTGCAATTTTCTTTTTGTTTTTTTCGGCATTGAAGGAATTACTTGTGCCATTAATTGCGGCGTTTGTCTTTGGGAGAGGTGCATCCAGTTGGGAATTTCCGTTTACCGTCTATTTTGTCGTAGGTGGATTTTTACTTCTTTTTTTATATGGGTATTTAAAATGGGTAACGTTCATCTACGAAGTAACCAAAGAAGAACTAAAAATTAAGCAAGGAATTTTCATCAAAAAACAACGCTATATTCGTCGCGAACGGATATACAGCATAGACATAACGGCAGGTGTTCTACAGCGATTATTTCAATTAGTTGCAGTGAAGATAGAAACAGCAGGTGGTGGAAACGAGCCCGAAGTATTGCTTTCGGCGGTTACAAAACAAGAGGCTCTAGATATAAGGAAACAACTACTTGATGGAGAAAAAGAAGACCAAGAAATTCATTCGGAAACTGAAAGATCGGAGCTGAGGCCTAAGAAAGCCTGGATCCTACCAAAAAACCACTTATTTTTGGCTGCTATAACTTCTAGTGGTGTTGGACTGGCATTTTTGGCTTTGATGGCAATAGTCACCCAATTAGAAAACTTTCTTTCGGAGCAGTTACTAATTAATTCGTTCGGTTACCTGTTTCAGTCTAGTATTTTTCTCATGGGCCTACTAGTTATCGTTTTGGTTATATTATCGTGGATTGTTTCCATAGTCGGTACCTTGCTAAAATACGGTGGTTTTACAATTAAGAAAAACGGTGACGAGATTGAAATTACTAGGGGAATTCTTGAAAAGCGTCAATTGACTTTATCAGTCACTAGAATAACAGCAATAAGAGTAGTAGAGAGTCCTTTACGTCAACCGTTAGGATTGGCCACAGTTTACGTTGAAAGTGCTGGTGGTGGATCGAAAGATGAGCAGCTATCCACTGTTCTTTTTCCACTTATTAAGAAACGCGAGCTACTAACACATCTTCAGGATGTAGTACCAGATTATGCATTTGAATACCCGATTCAGTCCTTGCCATCAAGATCAAAAAAGAGGTATATCATTCGAAAGGTCGTACCAGGAGCAATAATTGCAGCTGTTATCGGTTATTTTATTCCGTTTGGCTATGTTATCGCAGTTAGTATCCTTACCTTTGCATTTCTTCTGGGTAGTCTTCAGTATAAGGATGCCGGATTTGGAAGGAATGTTAGTTTTTTGTGGATTTCATACAGGACAATCTCAAAAACATTAGTGATCCTTCCGAAACAACGAATACAGGCTTTAGAATTAAAACAATCCATTGTTCAAAAGTTCAGGGCTTTATTTACGATCAAAGTGTCAATTTTAACGAGTATTATTGGGAAATCTTTTAGAGCTATTGATGTAAGTGAAGAACAGAAAGAGGAAATTCTTTCTTGGTATTCATATGAAAAAGAGAGGGGCTAA
- a CDS encoding metal ABC transporter substrate-binding protein, which yields MFKLKALIVSLSFLVLASLTLIGCSSEEATSPGEEAEGLTIITSFSVLDDIIKNVIGDRGTVSYIIPIGEEPHEYEPVPSDYRKVSEADVFYVNGLDLEEWLEKVVSNVSDTEIVTLSDGVTPIPLVGDDEADPHAWLNPKNVITYVENLVADLVARDPGGEDIYRANAEAYIQELEELDTWIREQVAIIPEQQRVIIVSENAFKYFGEEYGFHTDGIWEINSLEEGTPQQFARLAEVIKDRNVPAVFVETTVDTRYMETVSKEAGVTIAGEVYTDAVGKEGSGAETFIKMIKHNVNVFVDGLK from the coding sequence ATGTTTAAATTAAAAGCGTTAATCGTATCATTGAGTTTCCTGGTATTAGCAAGTTTAACTTTAATTGGATGCAGTTCTGAAGAGGCGACTAGTCCTGGGGAAGAAGCAGAAGGTTTAACAATTATTACGAGTTTTTCTGTCCTAGATGATATCATCAAAAATGTCATTGGAGATCGTGGAACAGTTTCATATATCATCCCAATCGGAGAAGAACCACATGAGTATGAGCCAGTTCCTAGTGACTATCGCAAAGTAAGTGAAGCGGATGTGTTCTATGTAAATGGACTTGATCTAGAAGAATGGTTAGAAAAAGTAGTTTCAAATGTATCTGACACAGAAATTGTAACGCTTTCTGATGGAGTAACACCAATTCCTTTAGTAGGCGATGACGAAGCGGATCCACACGCATGGTTAAACCCTAAAAATGTCATTACTTATGTAGAAAACCTTGTGGCCGACTTAGTGGCAAGAGATCCAGGTGGAGAAGATATTTACCGTGCGAACGCAGAAGCGTATATCCAAGAACTTGAGGAATTAGATACATGGATTAGAGAGCAAGTCGCAATAATTCCCGAGCAACAGCGTGTAATTATCGTTAGTGAAAATGCCTTTAAATATTTTGGTGAAGAATATGGTTTCCATACTGATGGAATTTGGGAAATTAACTCTCTTGAAGAAGGAACACCACAGCAATTTGCTCGTTTAGCCGAAGTAATTAAAGACCGTAATGTTCCTGCTGTGTTTGTTGAGACAACAGTTGATACTCGTTATATGGAAACTGTGTCAAAAGAAGCTGGAGTAACAATCGCAGGTGAAGTGTATACGGATGCTGTAGGCAAAGAAGGTAGCGGTGCAGAAACATTTATTAAGATGATCAAACATAACGTAAATGTGTTTGTTGATGGGCTAAAATAG
- a CDS encoding DMT family transporter produces MKNGVLLAVFSSLIFSIMNVLVKAVSVNIPTAEVVFFRSIIGALVVLFMMRQSKVFFSKNGVPLLVTRGILGALYLLAYFYAIANMPLTDASILVHLSPIFVVILSSIFLSEKLSKGVVPFVILALLGAILLVKPFHYSTYSLVAIVGVLSALFAAGASISIRLLTKSHHKYEIIFYFLATATLVSIPLMWHNFVIPSFIDLLYLIGIALISLLGLIVLTTALTHENVIIVEIVRYIGIFFNAIWGFVFWVEIPDYYTLLGGALIIGACIALSKVRERPINLTHKQVAK; encoded by the coding sequence ATGAAAAATGGTGTTCTTTTAGCTGTATTTTCTTCACTTATTTTCAGTATTATGAATGTCTTAGTCAAAGCTGTAAGTGTCAATATTCCTACAGCAGAAGTGGTTTTTTTTCGAAGTATAATTGGAGCCCTTGTTGTATTGTTTATGATGAGGCAAAGTAAAGTCTTCTTTTCGAAAAACGGAGTTCCATTACTGGTGACAAGAGGAATACTTGGTGCTCTTTACTTACTTGCGTATTTTTATGCAATTGCCAATATGCCACTTACAGATGCAAGCATACTTGTTCATTTATCACCTATCTTTGTGGTCATTCTTTCTAGTATTTTTTTGAGTGAGAAGCTGAGTAAAGGTGTTGTCCCGTTTGTTATCCTTGCTCTTCTAGGAGCAATTTTGTTAGTTAAACCATTTCACTACTCTACTTATTCATTAGTAGCCATAGTTGGTGTATTAAGTGCATTGTTTGCAGCTGGTGCTTCCATATCTATTCGTTTACTTACCAAATCACATCATAAATACGAAATTATTTTTTACTTTTTAGCTACGGCTACGTTAGTATCAATTCCTTTAATGTGGCATAACTTTGTTATTCCTTCATTTATTGATCTTCTGTATTTGATTGGGATTGCGCTTATTTCGTTGCTCGGTTTAATAGTCCTAACAACGGCCTTAACTCATGAGAATGTTATTATCGTGGAGATAGTGAGATACATTGGGATATTCTTTAATGCAATTTGGGGCTTTGTGTTTTGGGTTGAAATTCCTGATTACTATACCTTACTGGGTGGGGCATTAATCATTGGAGCTTGTATTGCCTTATCAAAAGTCAGGGAGAGACCTATTAACTTAACTCATAAGCAAGTTGCAAAGTAA
- a CDS encoding PH domain-containing protein encodes MRPLPNQKISKEVLPVWRIIGCFETLIYGCLPIGYFFLLYYFEFPTWIFWLLIIMVIVIGILKVAIIPTLLWKKWRYEVYESEVDLQFGILVVKRVLIPMIRVQHVDTRQGPLLRRYGLATVTITTAATVHQIPALSEDLASELRDQISKLATEADEDV; translated from the coding sequence ATGCGTCCACTCCCAAATCAAAAAATATCAAAAGAGGTTTTACCAGTTTGGCGTATCATAGGTTGTTTTGAAACGCTCATATATGGTTGTTTACCAATAGGGTATTTCTTTTTACTTTATTACTTTGAGTTTCCAACTTGGATTTTCTGGCTTCTGATAATTATGGTCATCGTCATTGGGATATTAAAAGTCGCTATTATTCCAACGTTACTCTGGAAAAAATGGCGTTATGAGGTTTATGAGAGTGAAGTTGATTTACAGTTTGGTATTTTGGTCGTTAAAAGAGTGCTAATTCCGATGATACGTGTTCAACATGTTGATACGAGACAAGGCCCATTACTCCGAAGATATGGTTTAGCAACAGTCACAATTACAACAGCAGCTACCGTTCACCAAATCCCAGCATTAAGTGAAGACCTTGCATCTGAGCTAAGAGATCAGATTTCAAAATTAGCAACGGAGGCTGACGAAGATGTCTAA
- the sufU gene encoding Fe-S cluster assembly sulfur transfer protein SufU codes for MLDQIYRQLVIDHAKNRRNYKRLDGPDVKHIHYKNPTCGDVMTLFLTVKDHRINDISFVGEGCSISMASVSIMTELLKGTDIEEVIKLREGMERMIRYGEIPSDCDLGDALALVGVHKLRARHNCALMGWQALDRVLELKKD; via the coding sequence TTGTTAGACCAAATTTATCGACAGCTAGTTATTGATCATGCAAAAAATCGGCGTAACTATAAACGCTTAGATGGCCCTGATGTAAAACACATTCATTATAAAAATCCAACCTGTGGTGATGTAATGACTTTATTTTTAACGGTAAAGGATCATCGTATCAATGACATCTCCTTTGTAGGAGAGGGTTGTAGTATCAGTATGGCTTCAGTCTCAATTATGACCGAGCTCTTAAAGGGCACTGACATTGAAGAAGTCATAAAACTGCGTGAAGGAATGGAAAGAATGATCCGTTATGGAGAAATTCCTTCTGACTGCGATTTAGGTGATGCCCTAGCATTAGTGGGAGTTCATAAGTTAAGAGCACGGCATAATTGTGCTTTAATGGGTTGGCAGGCATTAGACCGCGTACTTGAACTGAAGAAAGACTAA
- a CDS encoding DUF2777 family protein: MNRKEANNYIGKHIRVVDPLLGSYLGELIDIIAEPKKPWRGKVTIIAIEQYPVQNLTDEKEHALTRPPFTSGQTYEVAGSKIEPAGDIDTQTSYHESLVHVLLNEVTHFQQEKNKIARVLHELQLELQKVDSTYELDESEETDFQYYTVFKEDDFAYIIDENNNQVPLNDCPFDFQIRVKGRWVTVHYDEDLYFVDNKQKSHLVKEGSQIRLNKDQFDPYHIFVNELEKPALDSLNNGLQKFQMTHDDCVNCHNTLLNQYLASEDEKNFKGVNFISYQKGTDTLLVQHHYEREINDDGEDITYDRFEFTNSKGKRLLMTYTTENSK; this comes from the coding sequence ATGAATAGAAAAGAAGCAAATAATTATATTGGGAAGCACATTCGTGTGGTTGATCCACTATTAGGTAGCTATCTTGGGGAATTAATCGATATCATCGCTGAGCCTAAAAAACCTTGGCGAGGAAAAGTTACCATTATTGCAATTGAACAATATCCAGTACAAAATTTAACTGATGAAAAAGAACATGCGCTTACACGACCACCTTTTACTAGTGGTCAAACTTATGAAGTTGCAGGCTCTAAAATTGAACCTGCAGGAGATATAGATACGCAAACTAGCTATCACGAGTCTCTGGTTCATGTTTTGCTTAACGAGGTGACTCACTTTCAACAAGAGAAGAACAAAATCGCTCGTGTGTTACATGAGCTTCAATTAGAATTACAGAAAGTAGATTCTACCTATGAATTGGATGAGTCAGAGGAGACAGATTTTCAATACTATACAGTGTTTAAAGAAGATGACTTTGCTTATATCATTGACGAAAACAACAATCAAGTTCCATTAAATGATTGTCCATTTGATTTTCAAATTCGCGTAAAAGGTCGTTGGGTTACTGTTCATTATGATGAGGATTTATACTTTGTTGATAATAAACAAAAAAGTCATTTGGTAAAGGAAGGTAGTCAAATCCGTTTAAATAAAGATCAATTTGATCCTTATCACATATTTGTTAATGAACTAGAAAAACCTGCTCTAGACTCATTAAATAACGGGCTACAAAAATTTCAAATGACTCATGATGATTGTGTAAATTGTCATAATACGCTTCTAAATCAATATCTTGCCTCAGAAGATGAGAAAAACTTTAAAGGAGTTAACTTTATCTCCTATCAAAAAGGAACCGATACACTGCTCGTTCAACACCACTATGAGCGTGAAATTAATGACGATGGTGAAGACATCACCTACGATCGATTTGAATTTACAAATAGCAAAGGGAAACGGTTGCTAATGACGTATACAACAGAAAACTCGAAATAA
- a CDS encoding HNH endonuclease: protein MDVNHCELCKRDGVKTTIHHLVPREMGGNYGPKADLCIPCHKQIHALFTNEQLAANLSTIEQLEANDEMQKYLKWIKKQPPTVLPKLKKSKQMRKKH from the coding sequence ATGGATGTAAATCATTGCGAATTATGCAAACGAGATGGTGTTAAAACAACAATTCATCACCTTGTTCCTCGAGAAATGGGTGGTAACTATGGTCCGAAAGCGGATTTATGTATCCCTTGCCATAAGCAAATTCATGCACTTTTTACAAATGAACAGTTGGCAGCAAATTTATCTACAATAGAACAATTAGAAGCCAACGACGAAATGCAAAAGTATTTAAAATGGATCAAAAAACAGCCTCCTACAGTTCTTCCAAAGCTAAAGAAATCTAAGCAAATGCGAAAGAAGCATTAA
- the dcd gene encoding dCTP deaminase → MILTGKTIAEKVKNIELVIEPISSEQFQPASVDLRLGDHFLTIDEHSNGILSLDTQATYREIVAQNGTIILPPRSFLLATTLETIELPNHLTAFVEGRSSIGRLGLFIQNAGWVDPGFKGQITLELFNANSLPIELAVGRRICQLVIAEVNEEAEGYIGKYLNQRGATHSQIYKDIEVK, encoded by the coding sequence TTGATTTTAACAGGAAAAACCATTGCTGAAAAGGTAAAAAATATAGAACTTGTCATAGAGCCAATTTCTTCAGAACAATTTCAACCAGCCTCTGTAGACTTACGACTAGGTGACCATTTTTTAACGATTGATGAACATAGTAACGGCATCTTGTCTTTAGATACACAGGCAACGTATCGGGAAATAGTCGCACAAAATGGAACGATTATTCTACCACCACGTTCATTTTTATTGGCGACAACTCTGGAGACAATTGAACTTCCGAACCACTTAACTGCATTTGTAGAAGGGCGTAGTTCGATTGGGAGGCTGGGATTGTTCATTCAAAATGCGGGCTGGGTAGATCCAGGATTTAAAGGACAAATCACTCTAGAATTATTTAATGCAAACAGCTTGCCGATTGAGTTAGCGGTTGGTAGGAGAATATGTCAGTTAGTGATTGCTGAAGTGAATGAAGAGGCTGAAGGGTATATAGGAAAATACTTAAACCAACGAGGCGCAACCCATAGTCAGATTTATAAAGACATAGAAGTGAAATAA